The following coding sequences lie in one Heyndrickxia oleronia genomic window:
- a CDS encoding IS3 family transposase — translation MNLHKTSRKKVFLTDITYLKYRGKTAYLSCVKDVATREIVAYELSQTLKMSIVYNTLAKLEEKLGNNIHPEAMIHSDQGFHYTHPEFQKRVKQMNLKQSMSRRGNYIDNAPMESFFGHMKDEMDYKEVHTFEELKQLVNQYMIFYNASRRQWNLKKMTPAEYRSHLIAA, via the coding sequence GTGAATTTACACAAGACGAGCCGGAAAAAAGTATTTTTAACTGACATTACCTATTTAAAGTATCGAGGAAAAACAGCCTATCTATCCTGTGTTAAGGATGTCGCTACACGTGAAATAGTGGCATATGAATTATCACAAACATTGAAAATGTCGATTGTTTACAATACTCTAGCAAAATTAGAAGAGAAATTAGGGAATAATATACATCCAGAAGCCATGATACACTCTGATCAAGGTTTCCATTACACGCATCCAGAATTTCAAAAAAGGGTGAAACAGATGAATTTGAAACAATCTATGTCACGTAGAGGGAACTATATCGATAATGCACCAATGGAATCCTTCTTTGGACATATGAAAGATGAAATGGACTATAAAGAAGTTCATACATTTGAAGAACTAAAACAATTAGTTAATCAATATATGATTTTCTATAATGCATCAAGAAGACAATGGAATTTAAAAAAGATGACTCCGGCAGAATACCGAAGTCATCTAATCGCTGCTTAA
- a CDS encoding HTH domain-containing protein has translation MSKIYFNEHQRQLLEANPNVASVSDRAIQYTPEFKIKAVNENLAGKGPTQIFIENGFDLEMIGPKKAKSALKRWRNTFNQYGENGFLEERRGKGSTGRPTTSELSADKKLEKAEARIRYLEAEIELLKKLEELERKAKKHK, from the coding sequence ATGAGTAAAATCTATTTTAATGAACATCAACGTCAACTATTAGAAGCCAATCCCAATGTTGCTTCAGTATCTGACCGAGCGATTCAATATACACCTGAATTTAAAATTAAAGCAGTAAATGAGAACTTAGCTGGGAAAGGACCTACTCAAATCTTTATAGAAAATGGGTTTGATCTTGAAATGATTGGCCCTAAAAAAGCTAAATCAGCTTTGAAGCGTTGGAGAAATACTTTTAATCAATATGGAGAAAATGGTTTTTTGGAAGAACGTCGAGGAAAAGGAAGTACGGGAAGACCAACAACTAGTGAGTTATCCGCTGATAAGAAGCTAGAAAAAGCAGAGGCTCGTATTCGTTATCTCGAAGCTGAAATTGAATTACTAAAAAAGCTAGAGGAACTCGAAAGGAAGGCGAAGAAACACAAGTAG
- a CDS encoding histidine phosphatase family protein → MIYIIRHGETDLNKERKMQGRNGYPLNKNGIIQAENLRTKLQGIEFDLVYSSPQERAVETAQIVSGGNVIVDKRLDVFELGEADNLKISEVKMDGFIPDVSVYKGIEDTESFVNRVFNFMRELEHQYVESKVNILISGHRCTTGCMGAYFEGIPEDRNILTYSSDNGDYKVYQF, encoded by the coding sequence ATGATCTATATTATCAGACATGGTGAAACAGATTTAAACAAAGAAAGAAAAATGCAAGGACGCAATGGTTATCCACTAAATAAAAATGGAATCATACAAGCTGAGAATTTAAGAACTAAACTACAAGGAATAGAATTTGATCTTGTGTACTCATCTCCACAGGAGAGAGCTGTTGAAACTGCTCAAATAGTTTCAGGTGGGAATGTAATAGTCGATAAAAGACTTGATGTGTTTGAATTAGGAGAAGCAGACAATTTAAAGATAAGTGAAGTGAAAATGGATGGATTCATCCCCGATGTAAGTGTGTATAAAGGCATCGAAGACACTGAAAGCTTTGTGAACAGAGTCTTTAATTTTATGAGGGAATTAGAACATCAATATGTTGAGAGTAAAGTAAATATTTTAATATCAGGACATAGATGTACTACAGGCTGTATGGGTGCCTATTTTGAAGGTATCCCTGAAGATCGGAACATATTAACATATTCATCAGATAATGGTGATTACAAAGTATATCAATTTTAA
- the ccsB gene encoding c-type cytochrome biogenesis protein CcsB, with protein MSTQSLIELSSTSLYLSFLIYLIAILPWGLSVKSKRSIFSRVALLLTLLGFILQLIYFISRWYVSGHAPVSNLYEFMTFFGIMLVGSFFILYYIYRQSVMGLFILPISLIILGYANAFSKEISPLIPALQSEWLTIHVITVAFSSAVLSISFVTGLIYLLKTINPKEKSKKSFFLELIMYFIIVVIGFITITTAFQFTNYKQYIKFTNKQDQIEIYEYTLPALTVPKNSVIVESRDSKNHISQKNSVIETPLLIDAQKLNTIIWSFLTGTLIYLVIRLICRCNVISLIKPVSKKVNANLMDEITYRSVVIGFPLFALGGLVFAMIWAQLAWSRFWGWDPKEVWALITFLFYSVLLHLRIGKGWEGERTAWMAIIGFGIIIFNQVFVNLIISGLHSYA; from the coding sequence ATGTCTACGCAATCATTAATTGAGCTGAGCAGTACATCATTATATCTCTCTTTTCTTATTTATTTAATTGCTATTTTACCTTGGGGTTTATCAGTGAAATCAAAACGGAGTATATTTTCTAGAGTTGCTCTTTTACTAACTCTATTAGGATTTATACTGCAACTTATTTATTTTATTAGTAGATGGTATGTTTCTGGGCATGCTCCGGTTAGTAATCTTTATGAATTTATGACTTTCTTTGGAATTATGCTAGTTGGTAGTTTTTTTATTTTGTACTATATTTATCGTCAAAGTGTGATGGGACTTTTCATTCTTCCCATTTCATTAATTATTCTTGGTTATGCAAACGCTTTTTCTAAAGAAATTTCACCTCTTATTCCAGCCTTGCAAAGTGAATGGTTAACCATACATGTGATTACTGTCGCCTTTTCTAGTGCAGTCCTGTCGATATCCTTTGTTACTGGGTTAATCTATTTATTAAAAACCATTAATCCTAAGGAAAAGAGTAAAAAATCATTTTTCTTAGAATTAATTATGTATTTCATAATAGTAGTTATAGGATTTATTACAATTACTACTGCCTTTCAATTCACGAATTATAAGCAGTACATTAAGTTCACAAATAAACAAGATCAAATAGAAATATATGAATATACATTGCCAGCTCTAACTGTTCCAAAGAACTCAGTAATTGTCGAATCACGCGATAGTAAAAATCATATATCCCAGAAAAATAGTGTGATTGAGACTCCATTACTGATAGATGCTCAAAAATTAAATACGATCATTTGGTCGTTTTTAACAGGCACACTTATCTATCTAGTCATTCGTCTAATTTGTAGATGTAATGTCATTTCTTTAATAAAGCCAGTATCAAAGAAGGTAAATGCTAATTTGATGGATGAGATTACGTACAGATCTGTGGTTATTGGTTTTCCTTTATTTGCTTTAGGAGGATTAGTATTTGCTATGATCTGGGCACAATTGGCATGGAGTCGTTTTTGGGGTTGGGATCCGAAGGAAGTTTGGGCACTCATTACTTTTCTATTTTATTCTGTATTATTACACTTAAGAATTGGAAAGGGATGGGAAGGAGAACGAACGGCATGGATGGCCATTATCGGATTCGGTATTATTATCTTTAATCAAGTTTTTGTTAATTTAATCATTTCTGGTTTGCATTCTTATGCTTAA
- a CDS encoding aminoglycoside phosphotransferase family protein: MQPIHINEIPNEIMEDLHEIYSIRFPRQGYTSDIGLIESTRGLYALKRTKGELFCSWLKREITVLNCLTRETNLPVPKVKKFVQQKNPKESWALIEYIEGETLRTALTNEKNRGKHEEIIYNFGSILSQIHLTSCPNDLKFQQTWLEEMLLQAEYNLQNEKVDGTKLLLEKIKYNKPNVYKQTLIHGDFTIDNVLVSNGVITGVIDWSGGGYGDPRYDVSLAIRPKPHAFEKEVDRLIFFEGYGEKIIDDHLYDYFVNGLNEFF; the protein is encoded by the coding sequence TTGCAGCCAATACATATTAATGAAATTCCAAATGAAATAATGGAAGATCTCCATGAAATTTATAGTATAAGGTTTCCACGACAAGGATATACCTCCGATATAGGATTAATAGAAAGTACCCGAGGACTATATGCATTAAAAAGGACAAAAGGAGAATTATTTTGTTCTTGGTTAAAGAGGGAAATAACAGTTCTAAACTGTCTGACGCGGGAAACAAATCTACCAGTTCCAAAAGTAAAGAAATTTGTTCAACAAAAAAATCCGAAAGAATCCTGGGCTTTAATTGAGTATATTGAAGGAGAAACTTTAAGGACTGCTTTAACTAATGAGAAAAATAGGGGGAAACATGAAGAAATAATTTATAATTTCGGGAGTATCTTGTCTCAAATCCATTTAACGTCGTGCCCTAATGATCTAAAATTTCAACAAACATGGCTTGAAGAAATGTTACTTCAAGCTGAATATAATTTGCAGAATGAAAAAGTGGATGGAACGAAATTATTATTAGAAAAAATTAAATATAATAAACCGAATGTCTATAAACAGACGCTCATACATGGAGATTTTACAATTGATAATGTTTTAGTATCGAATGGAGTAATTACGGGAGTAATTGATTGGAGTGGAGGGGGTTATGGTGACCCTAGGTATGATGTATCATTAGCCATTCGTCCAAAACCCCATGCCTTTGAAAAAGAAGTAGATAGACTCATATTTTTTGAAGGATATGGAGAAAAAATCATTGATGATCATTTATATGATTATTTTGTGAATGGACTAAATGAATTCTTCTAG
- a CDS encoding GNAT family N-acetyltransferase: protein MKVNAKKFCNKNLSFTIRLAVENDAKDLSEIRLQIDGETENLDREPGESYIDESGFKQLIFEDTEQDHNLFLVCEANGKIVGFSRCEGNTLRRKSHIVEFGVCVLQKYWGYGIGTHLLIKTLEWADSIDIKKITLKVLETNDHAIKLYEKYGFEQEGILKKDKLLSDGNYYNTILMARFKG, encoded by the coding sequence ATGAAAGTTAATGCAAAGAAGTTTTGTAATAAAAATTTATCTTTTACCATAAGGTTAGCGGTAGAGAATGATGCTAAAGACCTTTCAGAGATCCGACTACAAATTGATGGTGAAACGGAAAATTTAGATAGAGAACCAGGTGAATCCTACATAGACGAAAGCGGTTTTAAACAATTAATTTTCGAAGATACAGAACAGGATCATAATCTATTTTTAGTTTGTGAAGCAAATGGAAAGATTGTAGGATTTTCGAGATGTGAAGGGAATACATTAAGAAGAAAGTCGCATATCGTTGAGTTTGGTGTCTGTGTATTACAAAAATATTGGGGATACGGGATAGGTACTCATTTATTAATAAAAACCCTTGAATGGGCTGACTCTATTGATATCAAAAAAATCACTCTAAAAGTTCTAGAAACTAATGATCATGCGATTAAACTTTATGAAAAATATGGCTTTGAGCAAGAAGGCATTTTAAAAAAGGATAAGCTATTATCTGATGGGAATTATTACAATACGATCTTAATGGCACGGTTTAAAGGCTGA
- a CDS encoding DUF4825 domain-containing protein, whose amino-acid sequence MKQRIKFLFFLTLVVILLIGCSANKDQEGIFQFKDSYVGDNSAVGNIVKQLQSGESLKGIELKTKEKPYGMILNYNWIESEQIYKETVINNATYIFALVHNVEWIRFHFNDKEYKITKEEIQTWYGKNLNEVKNEDDLRKLIQKYLKEEQKVNQLIQ is encoded by the coding sequence GTGAAACAGAGAATAAAGTTTCTCTTCTTTTTAACATTGGTAGTAATTTTGTTAATTGGCTGTAGTGCTAATAAAGATCAAGAAGGCATCTTTCAATTTAAAGATTCGTATGTTGGTGATAACAGTGCAGTTGGTAACATTGTAAAACAGTTACAAAGTGGCGAAAGTTTAAAAGGAATTGAACTTAAAACTAAAGAAAAACCATATGGAATGATTTTAAATTATAATTGGATAGAATCAGAACAAATATACAAAGAAACAGTAATAAATAATGCTACATATATCTTTGCATTGGTTCATAATGTTGAATGGATCAGATTTCATTTTAATGACAAAGAATATAAAATCACAAAAGAGGAAATCCAAACCTGGTACGGAAAAAATTTAAATGAAGTTAAAAATGAAGATGATTTAAGGAAACTTATACAAAAATATTTGAAAGAAGAGCAAAAGGTAAATCAGTTAATCCAATAA
- a CDS encoding short-chain dehydrogenase, which produces MKHVLVVGGSGMLADVSLWLNNQGYHVSVIARNLHRLNKLVDKVPYRNRITAISVDYNNDEWLRKEIISTVLKNGKIDTVIAWIHSYAENALEIICKEVSNDSDEWNLFHVLGSSSNLKEIQKNVPISDNCSYHQVQLGFIIENNHSRWLTDQEISEGVIESISKNKKLHIVGNIEPWDKRPS; this is translated from the coding sequence ATGAAACACGTATTAGTAGTTGGTGGTTCAGGAATGCTTGCAGATGTATCACTCTGGTTAAATAACCAAGGTTATCACGTATCAGTGATTGCACGAAATCTTCATCGCTTGAATAAGCTTGTAGATAAAGTACCATATAGAAATAGGATTACAGCAATTAGTGTAGATTATAATAATGATGAGTGGTTAAGAAAAGAAATCATATCTACCGTTCTAAAGAATGGAAAAATTGATACAGTTATTGCTTGGATACATTCTTATGCAGAAAATGCCTTAGAAATTATTTGTAAAGAGGTTTCAAATGATAGCGATGAATGGAATTTATTTCATGTTTTAGGGAGTAGCTCGAATTTAAAAGAAATTCAAAAAAATGTTCCTATATCAGATAATTGTTCCTATCATCAAGTTCAATTAGGTTTTATTATAGAAAATAACCATTCAAGATGGTTAACAGATCAAGAAATTTCTGAAGGCGTTATTGAATCAATTAGCAAAAATAAGAAATTACATATAGTAGGAAATATTGAGCCTTGGGATAAACGTCCTAGTTGA
- a CDS encoding HAD hydrolase-like protein, whose protein sequence is MTQSIIFDMDGTLFQTDKILELSLEDTFNHLRAQNKWEKETPIDKYREIMGVPLTKVWETLLPDHSISDREQTDSYFLERLIDNIKSGKGALYPNVKKIFSYLKENNCMIYIASNGLIAYLNAIVSYYQLDNWVTETFSIQQIESLNKSNLVQNIIEKYGITTGAVVGDRLSDINAAKENRLVSIGCNFDFAKEEELSQADIVIDDLMELKKFY, encoded by the coding sequence ATGACACAGTCAATAATTTTTGATATGGATGGAACACTATTTCAGACGGATAAGATTTTAGAATTATCACTTGAAGATACGTTTAATCATTTACGTGCTCAAAATAAATGGGAGAAAGAGACTCCTATTGATAAATACCGAGAAATAATGGGTGTCCCTTTAACGAAAGTATGGGAAACTTTATTACCAGATCATTCAATCAGTGATAGAGAACAAACGGATTCATACTTTCTTGAAAGATTAATAGATAATATAAAAAGTGGCAAGGGTGCCTTATATCCTAATGTAAAGAAAATTTTTAGTTATTTAAAAGAAAATAATTGTATGATATATATTGCAAGTAACGGATTAATAGCGTACTTAAATGCAATCGTTAGTTATTATCAGTTGGATAATTGGGTGACAGAAACATTTAGTATCCAACAAATTGAATCATTGAATAAATCAAATCTTGTTCAAAATATTATTGAAAAGTATGGCATTACTACTGGAGCAGTAGTAGGAGATCGTTTATCTGATATAAATGCAGCTAAGGAAAATAGACTAGTTTCAATAGGATGTAATTTTGATTTTGCTAAGGAAGAGGAACTTTCTCAGGCGGATATCGTTATTGATGATCTAATGGAGTTAAAGAAATTTTATTAA
- a CDS encoding DUF3231 family protein, translating to MGIFKKTKSNTLTAAELSGLWLQYMGDSMAICVYKYFLNIVENNEIKPILEFALQLSESHISKIPEFLHSANYQVPIGFTENDVNVNAPRLFSDQFLLFYSYIMTIHGLTAYSLAITNSERQDIQNYFFECAESSKELFQKIDEVAKKHPKFKSVPSVPPVRGEKFIESPGFVSNLVGDKRPLNSSEISTLFFNSTKTGFVQSISLAFSQVAECEEVRNFMLKNVKLAKTDVESFDSILLKDNLPIPEKWETEITESTVSPFSDKLIMYHAGFLVHAALTYYGASLGSSFRSDLLLNYSRVFAHAMEAGARSYNIMVKHKWLEKQPEAIDRKSLMKDS from the coding sequence TTGGGAATTTTCAAGAAAACAAAATCAAACACTTTAACTGCCGCAGAACTGTCAGGACTTTGGCTTCAATATATGGGCGATAGTATGGCAATTTGTGTTTATAAGTATTTTCTTAACATTGTTGAAAACAACGAAATTAAACCTATTTTAGAATTTGCTTTACAATTATCCGAGAGCCATATCTCAAAAATTCCAGAGTTCTTACATAGCGCTAATTATCAAGTCCCTATAGGCTTTACAGAAAATGATGTGAATGTAAATGCCCCCCGTCTGTTTTCTGACCAATTTTTACTTTTTTACTCCTATATCATGACCATTCATGGATTAACCGCTTACAGTCTAGCTATTACTAACTCGGAAAGACAAGATATACAAAATTATTTTTTCGAATGTGCAGAATCATCAAAAGAATTATTTCAGAAGATAGATGAAGTAGCAAAAAAACATCCAAAATTCAAAAGTGTTCCTTCCGTCCCACCAGTTCGTGGAGAGAAGTTTATAGAATCACCGGGTTTCGTTTCAAATTTAGTGGGAGATAAAAGACCATTAAATAGTTCCGAAATTAGTACCCTTTTCTTTAATTCAACGAAAACTGGATTTGTTCAGTCAATAAGCTTGGCGTTTAGTCAGGTAGCTGAGTGTGAAGAAGTTCGAAATTTTATGTTAAAAAATGTGAAATTAGCAAAAACGGATGTAGAGAGTTTTGATTCTATATTACTAAAAGATAACTTACCAATTCCTGAAAAATGGGAGACTGAGATTACTGAATCTACGGTCAGTCCCTTTTCTGACAAATTGATAATGTATCACGCAGGATTTTTAGTGCATGCAGCTCTTACTTATTATGGAGCTTCATTAGGCTCCAGCTTCAGATCTGATTTACTTTTAAACTATAGTAGAGTATTCGCACATGCGATGGAAGCTGGTGCACGATCCTACAATATTATGGTTAAGCACAAATGGTTAGAAAAACAACCAGAAGCAATTGACAGGAAATCTCTGATGAAAGATTCATAA
- a CDS encoding histidine phosphatase family protein produces the protein MATIGLIRHGITDWNELGKAQGVSDLSLNDLGRSQAKRLGQRHSQDEDWDMLITSNLLRAVETARIIGNIINRPISSIDNRIREINCGMIEGTTDEERINKWGRNWCNLELGIENFENVATRGLDFLEDIERLYKNKRVLAVSHGALIGLTLQRLLPEEFQTTYIENTSLTIIRKNEDRWRCQLYNCTIHLK, from the coding sequence ATGGCTACTATAGGATTAATAAGACATGGTATTACTGATTGGAATGAATTAGGTAAAGCACAAGGAGTATCAGATCTTTCCTTAAACGATTTAGGAAGGAGCCAGGCTAAAAGACTTGGCCAACGGCATTCGCAAGATGAAGATTGGGACATGCTTATTACGAGTAACTTATTAAGAGCTGTTGAAACCGCAAGAATCATTGGAAATATTATCAATCGACCTATTAGTTCGATCGATAATAGAATTCGAGAAATAAATTGTGGAATGATTGAAGGAACAACTGATGAAGAAAGAATAAATAAGTGGGGAAGGAATTGGTGTAACTTAGAACTTGGCATAGAAAATTTTGAGAATGTAGCCACTAGGGGGCTTGATTTTTTAGAAGATATTGAACGCTTATATAAGAACAAAAGAGTATTAGCTGTTAGCCACGGTGCCTTAATTGGTCTTACTTTACAACGTCTATTACCAGAGGAATTTCAAACAACATATATTGAAAATACTTCATTAACAATTATTCGGAAAAATGAAGATCGTTGGCGGTGTCAATTATATAATTGTACTATTCATTTAAAATGA
- a CDS encoding R2-like ligand-binding oxidase, with protein sequence MRKKLVTTSSQGLMENAYPYRLYQKAKKFGVWNPQNINFSQDKEDWKLLSVNQKDWILKLLAQFQGGEEAVTLDLLPLLRVIANEGRLEEEMFLTTFLCDEAKHTEFFRIVLNAIGEKDDLSHLHSESYRKLFYEILPETMERLWYEQTPEVIADAATVYNMFAEGVLAETGYKTFYDGLQKIGKMPGLLEGIDHLKRDESRHIAYGTFLLQRLICEHPHLYARIIKKLEELAPIAISLNAEGVIGQSEKSNEYSSEMNKYSERQLKARMEILARARGKTINEIYQSVQENL encoded by the coding sequence TTGAGGAAGAAACTAGTAACTACTAGTTCACAAGGTTTAATGGAAAATGCATACCCCTATCGCTTGTATCAAAAGGCAAAAAAATTTGGAGTTTGGAATCCTCAAAATATTAATTTCTCACAGGATAAGGAAGACTGGAAACTACTTTCTGTTAATCAAAAAGATTGGATTCTGAAGCTGCTCGCACAATTTCAGGGAGGAGAAGAGGCGGTAACATTAGACTTACTTCCTTTGCTAAGGGTGATTGCGAATGAGGGTAGATTGGAAGAGGAGATGTTTCTTACTACATTTTTATGCGATGAAGCTAAACATACTGAATTCTTTCGAATTGTATTAAATGCTATTGGTGAAAAAGATGATCTTTCACACTTGCATTCCGAATCGTATCGTAAACTATTTTATGAAATTCTTCCAGAGACAATGGAACGCCTTTGGTATGAGCAAACCCCAGAGGTAATAGCTGACGCAGCTACCGTGTACAATATGTTTGCTGAAGGAGTTTTAGCTGAAACGGGGTATAAAACATTTTATGATGGACTTCAAAAAATCGGTAAAATGCCAGGACTTCTAGAGGGAATTGATCACTTAAAGCGGGATGAATCAAGGCATATTGCATACGGTACCTTTCTTCTTCAGCGTTTGATTTGTGAACATCCTCATTTATATGCCAGGATCATTAAGAAACTTGAGGAATTGGCACCTATCGCAATTTCTTTAAATGCAGAGGGCGTAATTGGGCAAAGCGAGAAATCAAATGAATACAGTTCTGAAATGAATAAATACTCTGAAAGACAACTTAAGGCAAGAATGGAGATTCTAGCACGGGCAAGGGGAAAGACGATCAATGAAATTTATCAATCAGTTCAAGAAAATCTATAA
- a CDS encoding cation diffusion facilitator family transporter, translating into MDNQKYNDLKLGERGAIISIFAYIVLSIIKLIIGYFSNSAALKADGLNNMTDIIASIAVLIGLKIAQKPPDINHRYGHWKSETIASMIASFIMFAVGIQVLSDAVGSIFRGRSESPDIIAAYVGIFASICMYFVYRYNKSLALKIKSKAVMAAAKDNISDAWVSIGTAVGIFGSQLNMPWLDTLTALIVGLLICKTAWDIFKEASHELSDGFDEEKIELYQNVILKVDGVKGIKEIKGRSYGNNEVIDVVIFVDYTLNIREAHDVATAIEKVMIKEIGVYNVHVHVEPNSLLNKVN; encoded by the coding sequence ATGGATAATCAAAAATATAATGATCTTAAATTAGGCGAGCGAGGGGCAATCATCAGTATTTTTGCTTATATTGTTCTATCAATCATAAAATTAATCATTGGATATTTCAGTAATTCAGCAGCTTTGAAAGCAGATGGTCTTAACAATATGACCGATATTATTGCATCTATTGCAGTACTTATAGGATTGAAAATTGCCCAAAAGCCACCTGATATAAACCATAGATATGGTCACTGGAAAAGTGAAACAATTGCATCAATGATAGCTTCATTTATTATGTTTGCTGTTGGAATCCAAGTATTGTCCGATGCTGTTGGATCGATCTTTCGAGGGAGAAGTGAGTCACCTGATATTATAGCTGCTTATGTAGGCATTTTTGCTTCAATATGCATGTATTTTGTATATCGGTACAATAAAAGCTTGGCTCTTAAAATTAAAAGTAAAGCTGTCATGGCAGCTGCAAAAGACAATATTTCCGATGCATGGGTAAGTATAGGAACAGCAGTAGGTATCTTTGGTTCTCAATTAAATATGCCTTGGTTAGATACTTTAACAGCATTAATAGTTGGACTATTAATTTGTAAAACTGCTTGGGACATTTTTAAAGAAGCTTCACATGAACTTTCAGATGGATTCGATGAGGAAAAAATCGAATTATATCAGAATGTAATATTAAAAGTGGATGGGGTAAAAGGTATAAAAGAAATTAAAGGTAGAAGCTATGGAAATAATGAAGTGATAGATGTTGTGATTTTCGTAGATTATACACTAAATATAAGAGAGGCACATGATGTAGCAACTGCTATTGAAAAAGTAATGATAAAAGAAATAGGGGTATATAATGTTCATGTGCATGTAGAGCCCAATAGTTTATTAAATAAAGTCAATTGA
- a CDS encoding NUDIX hydrolase produces MKFTITSGAVIKNEKNKILLKKDPIRGWELPGGLVETGEAVQAAVIREVKEETGIDVILDSFCGVSHEVELGIWNMWWLGKHVGGELQISNESLAVGYYEIEEALNLIKNKNFKIELLMCLSIEKKTFYIYF; encoded by the coding sequence ATGAAATTTACTATTACTTCAGGAGCGGTTATTAAGAATGAGAAAAATAAAATACTTTTAAAAAAAGATCCTATTAGGGGTTGGGAATTACCGGGTGGTCTAGTTGAAACTGGAGAAGCAGTTCAAGCTGCCGTCATAAGAGAAGTTAAAGAGGAAACAGGAATTGATGTTATACTGGATAGCTTTTGTGGAGTTTCACACGAAGTGGAACTTGGAATTTGGAATATGTGGTGGTTAGGAAAACATGTAGGTGGTGAACTACAGATTAGTAATGAAAGTCTGGCTGTTGGTTATTATGAAATTGAAGAAGCTCTAAACTTAATAAAAAATAAAAATTTTAAAATTGAGTTATTGATGTGCTTGAGTATTGAGAAAAAAACCTTCTATATTTATTTTTAA
- a CDS encoding antibiotic biosynthesis monooxygenase family protein, translating into MNGNKKIKQPPYYAVIFTSERTEGDNGYEKMSQAIEELATKQQGYLGMESARNNGIGITISYWETLEDIKNWKEHSTHKIAQDRGKKEWYKNYTVRVCKVEKDYSFEM; encoded by the coding sequence ATGAACGGAAATAAGAAAATTAAACAACCACCATATTACGCAGTGATATTTACTTCAGAAAGAACAGAGGGTGACAATGGATATGAAAAAATGTCACAAGCAATAGAAGAGTTGGCCACGAAGCAACAAGGTTATTTAGGTATGGAAAGTGCAAGAAATAATGGTATAGGTATTACTATTTCATATTGGGAAACTTTAGAGGACATTAAGAACTGGAAAGAACATTCAACCCATAAAATTGCCCAAGATAGAGGTAAGAAGGAATGGTATAAAAATTACACAGTTAGAGTTTGTAAAGTTGAGAAGGATTACTCTTTTGAAATGTAA